The following are from one region of the Verrucomicrobiota bacterium genome:
- a CDS encoding valine--tRNA ligase, with product MREISKAYEPQSVEDKWYQFWTQNRCFVADEHSSKPAYSIVIPPPNVTGVLTLGHVLNNTIQDILARKARMDGKEVLWLPGTDHAGIATQTVVEKTLRKQNVIRHRDDLGRDKFLEKVWEWKDKHGGIIIQQLKKLGASCDWTRERFTMDPEYSKCVQRVFVDLYKKGLIYRGKRMVNWDPAARTALSDEEVNMIEERGHLWHLKYPMLDEQGNPKADEFLVVATTRPETMLGDEAVAVNPTDERYKSIIGRKVLLPLQNRPIPIIADELVDPKFGTGCVKVTPAHDLADYQMALRHNLPFTVVIGPDGNMTSEAGEDFAGLDRMEARKAVVEELETQKLLFKIEDYVHNVGYSERSHVPIEPYLSEQWFLKYPSQENSRGVVATGAMKFYPDRWAKVYDHWMGKLQDWCISRQLWWGHRIPVWYHKQTGAVHCDVTPPPDADNWTQDSDVLDTWFSSWLWPFATMGWPDSTATVKKFYPTTDLVTGPDIIFFWVARMIMAGYEYMGEMPFKNVYFTGIIRDKLGRKMSKSLGNSPDPLDLIAKFGADALRFGIMRSAPQGQDLLFDEQAVELGRNFCNKLWNACRFRQMQGGETEGEINPAKLTTDDRWVLGRLDLAIREVTTALEDYKFNEAAQVLYRFFWNEYCDWYIESTKAVLQGQDAGSKANTLAVIDFVLSNTMRLFHPFLPFITEELWQGMGFNQELPAGQGGQTIMYANWPKPLDEDFNSHYGLLPEIAEFNEQKYELVRLGRNLRREAGIQSGKKVRFIFKPVATLGDYEVEVLKILLAAETLELDANYQAKKGTPSARSPLGELFLPLEGLIDVDAQKARLNKELEKINLEIEKVRQKLNNPSFTSKVPSAVLEEHRRRLEEWLGKQAQALNALKALEA from the coding sequence ATGCGTGAAATCTCAAAGGCATACGAGCCACAGTCGGTGGAAGACAAATGGTATCAATTTTGGACGCAAAACCGATGTTTTGTGGCGGACGAACACTCCAGCAAACCAGCCTACTCCATTGTTATCCCACCCCCGAATGTCACCGGGGTGCTGACGTTGGGCCATGTGCTTAATAACACCATTCAGGACATCCTGGCGCGCAAGGCGCGCATGGATGGGAAGGAAGTACTTTGGCTGCCGGGCACGGATCACGCCGGGATTGCCACCCAGACGGTTGTTGAAAAAACACTACGCAAACAGAATGTCATCAGGCATCGTGACGATCTGGGGCGCGATAAATTTCTGGAGAAGGTCTGGGAATGGAAAGACAAGCATGGGGGGATCATCATTCAGCAGCTCAAGAAGCTGGGGGCGTCCTGTGATTGGACGCGTGAGCGATTCACGATGGATCCGGAATATTCAAAGTGTGTGCAGCGCGTGTTTGTGGATCTCTACAAAAAGGGGCTGATTTATCGCGGCAAACGCATGGTGAACTGGGACCCGGCGGCGCGCACGGCCTTGTCTGACGAAGAGGTGAACATGATTGAGGAGCGCGGGCATTTGTGGCATTTGAAATATCCGATGCTGGATGAGCAAGGCAACCCCAAAGCGGATGAATTCCTAGTCGTTGCCACGACCCGTCCGGAGACGATGCTCGGCGATGAGGCGGTCGCGGTGAATCCCACAGACGAGCGTTATAAGAGCATCATCGGGCGCAAAGTGCTGTTGCCGCTGCAAAACAGGCCCATACCCATCATCGCCGATGAACTGGTGGATCCGAAATTCGGGACTGGCTGTGTGAAGGTGACACCCGCGCACGATCTGGCTGACTACCAGATGGCTTTGCGTCACAATTTGCCATTTACCGTTGTCATTGGCCCGGATGGAAATATGACTTCGGAGGCGGGTGAGGATTTTGCCGGCTTGGATCGCATGGAGGCGCGCAAGGCCGTGGTGGAAGAACTCGAAACGCAGAAGTTGCTCTTCAAGATTGAAGATTACGTGCATAACGTGGGTTATAGTGAACGCAGCCACGTGCCGATTGAACCGTATCTTAGCGAGCAGTGGTTTCTCAAATATCCGAGCCAGGAAAATTCCCGTGGAGTGGTTGCCACGGGAGCCATGAAATTTTATCCGGATCGGTGGGCCAAAGTCTATGACCATTGGATGGGTAAACTGCAGGATTGGTGCATCAGTCGCCAGTTGTGGTGGGGGCATCGCATCCCGGTTTGGTATCACAAGCAGACTGGAGCGGTGCATTGTGATGTGACGCCGCCACCGGATGCTGATAACTGGACGCAAGATTCCGATGTGCTCGACACATGGTTCAGTTCCTGGCTTTGGCCATTCGCCACCATGGGCTGGCCGGACTCCACCGCGACGGTCAAAAAGTTTTATCCCACCACCGACTTGGTCACCGGGCCGGACATTATTTTCTTCTGGGTCGCGCGCATGATCATGGCGGGTTACGAGTATATGGGCGAGATGCCCTTCAAGAATGTTTATTTTACCGGCATTATTCGCGATAAACTCGGACGTAAGATGTCCAAAAGCCTGGGTAATTCACCGGACCCGCTGGACCTGATTGCCAAATTTGGCGCGGACGCATTGCGGTTCGGCATCATGCGTTCCGCGCCGCAGGGCCAGGACCTGTTGTTTGATGAGCAGGCCGTCGAGCTGGGCCGTAATTTCTGCAATAAGCTGTGGAATGCCTGTCGGTTCCGCCAGATGCAGGGCGGGGAGACCGAAGGTGAAATCAATCCGGCTAAACTTACCACCGATGATCGCTGGGTTCTGGGGCGGCTGGATCTCGCCATCCGTGAAGTCACCACCGCGCTGGAAGACTACAAGTTCAATGAAGCTGCCCAAGTGTTGTATCGTTTCTTCTGGAACGAATATTGCGATTGGTACATTGAAAGCACCAAGGCCGTCCTGCAAGGTCAGGACGCGGGAAGCAAGGCCAACACGCTGGCGGTGATTGACTTTGTTCTCTCAAATACCATGCGGTTGTTCCATCCGTTTTTGCCTTTCATTACGGAGGAACTCTGGCAGGGAATGGGCTTCAATCAAGAGTTGCCGGCGGGGCAGGGTGGGCAGACCATCATGTATGCCAACTGGCCCAAGCCATTGGATGAGGACTTCAACTCGCACTATGGTCTGCTGCCTGAGATTGCCGAATTTAATGAGCAAAAGTATGAACTGGTGCGGTTGGGGCGCAACTTGCGCCGGGAAGCTGGTATCCAATCCGGAAAGAAAGTGCGTTTCATTTTCAAACCGGTGGCAACGCTTGGCGATTATGAAGTCGAAGTGCTGAAAATCCTGTTGGCGGCTGAGACGCTGGAACTCGACGCAAATTATCAGGCAAAGAAGGGCACGCCATCCGCCCGTTCACCGTTGGGAGAGCTTTTCCTGCCGCTGGAAGGCCTGATTGATGTGGACGCTCAAAAGGCCCGTCTCAATAAGGAATTGGAAAAGATCAACCTCGAGATTGAGAAAGTTCGACAAAAACTCAACAACCCGAGCTTCACGTCGAAGGTGCCGTCTGCCGTTTTGGAGGAGCACCGTCGGCGTCTTGAAGAGTGGCTGGGTAAACAAGCCCAGGCGCTAAATGCGCTCAAGGCGTTGGAAGCTTAA
- a CDS encoding PIN domain-containing protein — protein sequence MNQRVLLDASFWIALRDRREPWHSRARGLARQLLANRHGLVFTSLILAETHAYFSRSELIRNQVLDDAQNNPVLQWEPVSHADETEAIRVLRLHKDKCYSLCDAISFVVMRRLGLRKAATFDEHFRQFGEFEIIT from the coding sequence ATGAATCAGCGTGTACTGCTTGACGCTTCCTTCTGGATTGCCTTGCGAGATCGCCGCGAACCCTGGCACAGTCGGGCGCGTGGTCTGGCCAGGCAATTGCTGGCCAACCGCCACGGGCTCGTTTTCACCAGCCTGATTCTGGCGGAAACGCACGCGTATTTCTCCCGTTCGGAACTGATCCGGAACCAGGTGCTGGACGACGCGCAAAACAATCCGGTGCTGCAATGGGAACCAGTGAGCCATGCCGATGAGACGGAGGCCATTCGCGTGTTGCGGTTGCACAAAGACAAATGCTATTCGCTTTGTGACGCTATTTCTTTCGTGGTAATGCGCCGGCTTGGGCTACGCAAGGCGGCTACCTTCGATGAGCATTTTCGGCAATTTGGTGAGTTTGAAATCATTACTTAG
- the cimA gene encoding citramalate synthase, which translates to MKTVRPKVEIYDTTLRDGSQGEGINFSAMDKLRIAERLDAFGVHYIEGGWPGSNPKDMEFFKQAKRRRYKNAKIAAFSMTRRKGIPVEHDELMLQMLEAGTPVITLVGKTWLLHVTEVLRVTPDENIAMIADSVRFFKDHGKIVFYDAEHSFDGFKNEPEYALATWQAAEKAGADCIVLCDTNGGCLPREIARITSVAKGKLNTNVGIHTHNDCGFGVANAIAAVEAGATQVQGTINGYGERTGNCNLISVIPSLHFKLGLSNVPAKSMPKLKELSQFVDEIANLRPDTRQPWVGATAFAHKGGMHVHAVERVAQSYEHINPETVGNARKVLVSDMSGRSNIFWKARELGFNISQDTPELKAVLVQIKELESQGYEFEAAEASLALLIRKHLKHQDYPFKVEGYHVSIRGNNGHSVCEATVKARVGDKTSHTVAEGDGPVNALDGALRNALAEFFPQLKNIKLIDYKVRIIDSGTGTAAKTRVLITSSDGHREWGTVGVSENIITASLKALVDSMEYALMKK; encoded by the coding sequence ATGAAAACCGTGAGACCCAAAGTCGAAATCTACGATACCACCCTGCGCGATGGCAGCCAGGGTGAAGGCATCAATTTCTCGGCCATGGACAAGTTGCGCATTGCCGAGCGTTTGGACGCTTTTGGGGTGCATTATATTGAAGGCGGCTGGCCGGGCAGTAATCCCAAGGACATGGAGTTCTTTAAACAGGCCAAGCGGCGTCGTTACAAAAACGCAAAGATCGCGGCTTTTAGCATGACGCGGCGCAAGGGTATTCCGGTGGAACACGATGAACTGATGCTCCAGATGCTTGAGGCTGGAACCCCGGTGATCACCTTGGTGGGCAAAACCTGGTTGTTGCATGTGACCGAAGTGCTGCGGGTGACGCCGGATGAAAACATCGCCATGATCGCGGATAGCGTCCGGTTCTTCAAAGATCACGGGAAAATCGTATTTTACGACGCGGAGCACTCGTTTGACGGCTTTAAGAATGAGCCTGAGTATGCCTTGGCAACCTGGCAGGCGGCGGAAAAAGCTGGGGCCGATTGCATCGTGCTTTGCGACACCAATGGCGGCTGCTTGCCGAGGGAGATTGCGCGTATCACCTCCGTGGCCAAAGGCAAATTAAATACCAACGTGGGCATTCATACCCACAACGATTGCGGTTTTGGCGTCGCGAATGCCATTGCGGCAGTCGAGGCTGGCGCCACCCAAGTGCAGGGGACGATCAATGGCTACGGTGAACGCACGGGAAACTGCAACTTGATCAGCGTCATTCCTTCACTGCATTTTAAACTTGGCTTGAGCAATGTGCCGGCAAAGTCCATGCCCAAGCTCAAGGAACTGTCACAGTTTGTGGATGAGATTGCCAACCTCAGGCCGGATACGCGCCAACCATGGGTGGGAGCAACTGCCTTTGCGCATAAAGGCGGGATGCATGTTCATGCGGTGGAACGCGTGGCGCAGAGCTACGAACATATTAACCCGGAGACCGTGGGTAACGCGCGCAAGGTGTTAGTCAGCGATATGTCCGGGCGCTCGAACATCTTTTGGAAAGCGCGCGAGTTGGGATTCAATATTTCTCAGGATACTCCCGAATTGAAAGCCGTGCTGGTCCAGATCAAAGAACTGGAGAGCCAGGGGTATGAATTCGAGGCGGCTGAGGCGTCCCTGGCCTTGCTGATTCGCAAGCATCTCAAACATCAGGACTATCCCTTCAAGGTGGAGGGATATCATGTATCAATTCGGGGCAATAATGGCCACTCGGTGTGCGAGGCCACCGTCAAAGCACGCGTGGGGGATAAAACCTCCCATACCGTCGCTGAAGGCGATGGTCCGGTAAATGCCTTGGACGGCGCGCTCCGAAATGCACTCGCGGAGTTCTTTCCGCAACTGAAAAACATCAAACTGATTGATTACAAAGTACGCATCATTGATAGCGGCACTGGGACGGCGGCGAAAACCCGGGTGTTGATCACGTCCAGTGACGGACACCGGGAATGGGGCACGGTGGGTGTCAGCGAAAACATCATCACGGCTTCCCTGAAAGCGCTGGTGGACAGCATGGAATATGCGCTTATGAAAAAATAA
- the miaA gene encoding tRNA (adenosine(37)-N6)-dimethylallyltransferase MiaA: MQKLVVILGTNASGKSELGIRLAAHFGSEVVSADSRQVYRGLDLGSGKITPAQAGKVKHHLIDVADVAEYYSLAQYQQAAYRSIDSLAAAGKLPFLVGGTGLYINAIVEGYELVDVPPNDLLRAELETLSPAQLVERLQKADPEAARQTDPNNPRRLIRALEIAAAGHAHSAARKHSPRYNCLQLGLTWPREILEQRIEHRLRERLANGMIEEVAGLRARGVSDLRLEKLGLEYRYVTRYLCGELASLDDLRLQLGIAIRQFAKDQLTWFKRDRRIIWLDPFSDYFQAACARIREWQEDLPSAR; the protein is encoded by the coding sequence ATGCAAAAGCTTGTCGTCATCCTCGGAACCAATGCCTCCGGCAAGAGCGAACTCGGCATTCGCTTGGCCGCCCACTTCGGCAGCGAAGTCGTCTCCGCCGACTCCCGCCAAGTCTATCGCGGTCTGGACCTGGGCAGCGGCAAGATCACGCCCGCCCAAGCGGGCAAGGTTAAACATCACCTTATTGATGTCGCAGACGTGGCCGAGTACTACTCCCTGGCGCAATACCAACAGGCCGCGTACCGCTCCATTGACTCGCTGGCGGCCGCCGGAAAACTGCCCTTCCTGGTGGGCGGCACCGGCCTGTACATCAACGCGATCGTGGAGGGGTATGAATTGGTGGATGTGCCGCCGAACGACCTGCTGCGCGCCGAGCTGGAAACCCTTTCACCCGCGCAATTGGTCGAACGGCTGCAAAAAGCCGACCCGGAGGCTGCCCGCCAGACCGACCCAAACAACCCGCGCCGGCTCATCCGCGCGCTTGAAATCGCCGCCGCCGGCCACGCCCACTCTGCCGCCCGCAAACACTCCCCGCGCTACAACTGCCTCCAGTTGGGCTTGACCTGGCCGCGGGAAATCCTCGAACAAAGAATCGAACACCGCCTGCGCGAGCGCCTGGCCAACGGCATGATTGAGGAAGTCGCCGGCCTCCGCGCCCGGGGCGTATCCGACCTCCGGCTCGAAAAACTCGGCCTGGAGTACCGCTATGTCACACGGTACCTCTGCGGCGAACTGGCCAGCCTCGACGACCTGCGGCTGCAACTCGGCATCGCCATCCGCCAATTCGCCAAAGACCAACTCACCTGGTTCAAGCGCGACCGCCGGATTATCTGGCTGGACCCCTTTAGCGATTATTTCCAAGCCGCCTGCGCCCGCATCCGCGAATGGCAGGAAGACCTCCCATCGGCACGCTGA
- a CDS encoding arylsulfatase — MNDCLKLIVPLGAAVGLAIGLIPSASAAQPNIVFILADDIGYADISCCGAQHAKTPAIDKLASQGVKFSNAHAPASTCTPTRRAFLTGTYSWRQKPGSSIAPGDAPLSIPVGTATVPSILKQAGYRTGVVGKWHLGLGPEGGPDWNKDILPGPLEIGFDYAFFMPATGDRVPCVYIENHRVVGLDPNDPITISYKQKVGNDPTGKENPELLKLKHTHGHDMTIINGVGRIGWMTGGKAARWKDEDMADTYTQKAISFIENNSQGPFFLYLATHNIHVPRVPHLRFKGVSPSGTRGDAIQELDAIVQRVLDTLDRLKLSENTLVIFTSDNGGVMDDGYEDVGSFNYHPNQPLRGYKGSIWEGGHRVPFIARWPGKIKPASACDALIAHLDMAATFAAITGVNIPAGQCRDSFNVLPALLGEKTDRPVRPHFVAHNGGTTGPFAILAGDWKYLEIAQPLRAADTREIPGVGKEPAPMPKAKGKGGKAPPVLIHLSEDISEAHDLLAKEPAKAGELKELLEKIRAGTRSN, encoded by the coding sequence ATGAACGATTGCCTGAAACTTATTGTCCCGCTGGGTGCCGCCGTCGGCTTGGCTATCGGGCTGATCCCTTCGGCTTCAGCCGCCCAACCCAACATCGTATTCATTCTCGCGGATGACATTGGCTACGCGGATATTTCCTGCTGCGGCGCGCAACACGCAAAAACCCCGGCCATTGATAAACTCGCCAGCCAGGGCGTCAAATTCTCCAACGCTCACGCGCCCGCTTCCACCTGTACGCCCACGCGCCGCGCCTTTCTGACCGGCACGTATTCGTGGCGGCAGAAACCGGGTTCCAGCATCGCGCCTGGGGATGCTCCGCTCTCCATCCCGGTGGGGACCGCCACGGTGCCGTCCATCCTCAAACAGGCGGGATACCGCACCGGGGTGGTGGGCAAGTGGCATCTCGGTCTCGGACCCGAGGGCGGGCCGGACTGGAATAAAGACATCCTGCCCGGTCCGCTGGAAATCGGGTTCGACTATGCGTTCTTCATGCCCGCCACCGGCGACCGCGTGCCATGCGTCTATATCGAAAATCATCGCGTCGTGGGTCTGGACCCCAACGACCCCATCACGATCAGTTACAAACAAAAAGTGGGTAATGACCCCACCGGCAAGGAAAACCCGGAATTGCTTAAACTCAAGCACACCCATGGCCACGACATGACCATCATTAACGGCGTGGGACGCATTGGCTGGATGACCGGTGGCAAGGCGGCACGCTGGAAGGATGAAGACATGGCCGATACCTATACCCAAAAGGCGATCAGCTTTATTGAAAATAACTCACAAGGACCGTTTTTCCTCTACCTGGCCACCCATAATATTCACGTGCCACGCGTTCCCCACCTGCGGTTCAAGGGCGTCAGCCCATCCGGCACGCGCGGCGATGCCATCCAGGAACTGGACGCCATCGTCCAACGGGTGCTGGACACCCTGGACCGGCTGAAATTATCCGAGAACACCCTGGTCATTTTCACCAGCGATAACGGCGGCGTCATGGACGACGGCTACGAGGATGTCGGCAGCTTTAACTATCACCCCAACCAACCACTGCGCGGCTATAAAGGCTCCATCTGGGAAGGCGGGCACCGGGTGCCATTCATCGCCCGCTGGCCCGGCAAAATCAAACCCGCCAGCGCCTGCGACGCGCTTATCGCCCACTTGGATATGGCGGCCACTTTCGCGGCGATCACTGGCGTGAACATTCCCGCCGGACAATGCCGTGACAGCTTCAACGTGTTGCCAGCGTTGCTGGGGGAAAAGACCGACCGGCCGGTACGACCTCACTTCGTCGCCCACAATGGCGGAACTACGGGACCGTTTGCCATCCTGGCTGGGGATTGGAAATATCTGGAAATTGCCCAACCGCTGCGGGCGGCGGATACTCGGGAAATCCCGGGCGTCGGCAAAGAGCCCGCCCCCATGCCCAAAGCCAAGGGCAAAGGCGGCAAGGCACCGCCCGTGCTGATTCACCTATCGGAAGACATTTCCGAGGCGCACGACCTGCTGGCCAAGGAACCGGCCAAGGCCGGTGAGTTGAAGGAATTGCTGGAAAAAATCCGTGCCGGCACCCGCTCCAATTAA